The following coding sequences are from one Sphingobium sp. Cam5-1 window:
- a CDS encoding SLC13 family permease, whose product MTIDQVLTLLVLAAVVAALIWDKVRADVVALSGAAVLLMTGVVRPVNVQGAFASPAIIALASLFVIAYALELSGLLDRAIAMAVAMCRRMGATGMWLLLSMIGAVSCFLNSTPIVVLGAPVVRDVANALGLSPKRFLMPLSYITILTGCCTLIGTSTNLLVDDMASVAGQPRFGIFEITPVGVPMALAGGLYLFLFSKKLLGGRHEADEREGEAQPIDALHVYSAQVGDPAVFAEPRPLKPAKAAIALGVFAAAVGLAAIDVAPIAASAFAGAVVLILLRVISADEAYSGLRPQILILIAGMVVIGIAMEQSGLAADASRMLIGSVHGLSPLIALVVLYLVTMVLTELLSNATVAVLVTPVAVALADSLAVSPRPFLVAVMMAASAAFATPFGYQTNVIVYQMGGYRYMDFVRVGLPLNLITCVVAVAAISMFFPF is encoded by the coding sequence ATGACGATTGACCAAGTTCTGACGCTGCTGGTGCTGGCCGCCGTCGTCGCGGCGCTGATCTGGGACAAGGTGCGCGCCGATGTCGTCGCGCTGTCCGGGGCGGCGGTGCTGTTGATGACGGGCGTCGTGCGGCCCGTCAATGTGCAGGGCGCCTTTGCAAGTCCCGCGATCATCGCGCTCGCGTCGCTGTTCGTCATTGCCTATGCGCTGGAGCTGTCGGGCCTGCTCGACCGAGCGATCGCGATGGCGGTGGCGATGTGCAGGCGGATGGGCGCCACCGGCATGTGGCTGTTGTTGTCGATGATCGGCGCGGTGTCCTGCTTCCTCAATTCGACGCCGATCGTGGTGCTGGGCGCGCCGGTGGTGCGAGACGTCGCCAATGCGTTGGGCCTGTCTCCCAAGCGGTTCCTGATGCCACTGTCCTACATCACCATCCTGACCGGATGCTGCACGTTGATCGGCACGTCCACCAACCTGCTGGTGGATGACATGGCGAGCGTGGCGGGGCAGCCGCGCTTTGGCATTTTCGAGATTACGCCGGTGGGCGTGCCGATGGCGCTGGCAGGCGGGCTTTACCTGTTCCTGTTCAGCAAGAAGCTGCTGGGTGGCCGTCATGAGGCGGATGAGCGGGAGGGGGAAGCGCAGCCGATCGACGCGCTGCATGTGTATAGCGCGCAGGTGGGCGACCCGGCGGTGTTTGCCGAGCCACGGCCTTTGAAGCCCGCGAAGGCGGCGATTGCGCTGGGTGTTTTTGCGGCGGCGGTGGGGCTGGCGGCGATCGATGTCGCGCCGATCGCGGCGAGCGCCTTTGCCGGGGCCGTGGTGCTGATCCTGTTGCGGGTGATCAGCGCGGATGAGGCCTATAGCGGGCTGCGGCCGCAGATATTGATCCTGATCGCGGGCATGGTGGTGATCGGCATCGCGATGGAGCAGAGTGGCCTCGCGGCGGATGCATCGCGGATGCTGATCGGCAGTGTGCATGGGCTGAGCCCGCTGATCGCGCTGGTCGTGCTGTATCTGGTGACGATGGTGCTGACGGAGTTGCTGTCTAACGCGACAGTGGCGGTGCTGGTGACGCCGGTTGCGGTGGCGCTGGCCGATAGTCTGGCGGTCAGTCCCCGGCCGTTTCTGGTCGCGGTGATGATGGCGGCGAGCGCGGCCTTTGCGACGCCCTTTGGCTATCAGACCAATGTCATCGTCTATCAGATGGGCGGCTATCGCTACATGGATTTCGTGCGGGTGGGGTTGCCCTTGAACCTGATCACCTGCGTCGTCGCGGTGGCGGCGATCAGTATGTTCTTTCCGTTCTGA
- the nhaA gene encoding Na+/H+ antiporter NhaA gives MSVPPLITRPLSMMRAFLAAEAAGGIILIAAAALGMLVANSALSADYFHTLHIDLAGLSLLHWINDGLMALFFLIVGLEIKREVLDGQLARWPDRLLPGLAAAAGVIMPALIYVAINRGDATGLRGWAIPAATDIAFALGVLALLGPRVPGSLKIFLAAVAIIDDLIAVLIIALFYSGQLSLLPLALAVAGLACLALCNRAGVNSLWPYILIGLFVWFCVLQSGIHATLAGVAVAMTMPLRKTPAAPDDQHSPLSRLEHGLHPWVAYAIVPLFGFANAGVSLSGVAPSDLAQPVPLGIALGLFAGKQLGIFGTIWLLSRLGWASRPAHSTWTQVYGVALLCGIGFTMSLFIGGLAFAPHPDTGDAAKLGILLGSLASATAGFLILRLAPGLIRTERTY, from the coding sequence ATGAGCGTTCCTCCCCTGATCACCCGCCCCCTCTCAATGATGCGCGCTTTCCTCGCGGCGGAAGCGGCGGGCGGTATCATCCTGATCGCGGCTGCGGCGCTAGGAATGCTCGTCGCCAACTCCGCCCTGTCGGCCGATTATTTCCACACGCTCCACATCGACCTGGCGGGGCTCAGCCTGCTCCACTGGATCAACGACGGCCTCATGGCATTGTTCTTCCTGATCGTGGGCCTCGAAATCAAGCGAGAGGTGCTGGACGGGCAACTCGCCCGATGGCCCGACCGCCTGCTGCCCGGCCTCGCAGCAGCCGCAGGCGTGATCATGCCCGCCCTTATCTATGTCGCCATCAACCGGGGAGACGCAACCGGCCTTCGCGGCTGGGCGATCCCTGCCGCCACCGACATCGCCTTTGCCCTCGGCGTGCTGGCCCTGCTCGGCCCGCGCGTACCGGGATCGCTCAAGATATTCCTCGCCGCCGTGGCGATCATCGACGACCTCATCGCCGTCCTCATCATCGCCCTCTTCTACAGTGGACAGCTGAGCCTCCTGCCCCTCGCTTTGGCCGTCGCAGGTCTCGCCTGCCTCGCGCTCTGCAATCGCGCGGGCGTCAACAGCCTCTGGCCCTATATACTGATCGGCCTCTTCGTCTGGTTCTGCGTGCTGCAATCCGGCATCCACGCCACGCTGGCCGGGGTCGCCGTCGCAATGACCATGCCCTTGCGAAAGACCCCAGCCGCCCCCGACGACCAGCATTCGCCCTTGTCCCGGCTGGAACATGGCCTCCATCCCTGGGTCGCCTACGCCATCGTCCCCCTGTTCGGCTTCGCCAATGCGGGCGTATCCTTAAGCGGGGTCGCACCATCCGACCTCGCTCAGCCCGTTCCGCTCGGCATCGCGCTCGGCCTTTTTGCAGGCAAGCAGCTCGGCATATTCGGCACCATCTGGCTCCTGTCCCGCCTCGGCTGGGCCAGTCGCCCGGCCCACTCCACATGGACGCAAGTCTATGGCGTTGCGCTCCTGTGCGGCATCGGCTTCACCATGAGCCTCTTCATCGGCGGCCTCGCCTTCGCACCTCATCCGGACACAGGCGATGCAGCAAAGCTCGGCATCCTGCTAGGCTCTCTCGCCTCCGCCACCGCCGGTTTCCTTATCCTGCGGCTCGCGCCCGGCCTGATCAGAACGGAAAGAACATACTGA
- a CDS encoding LuxR family transcriptional regulator, translating into MGRLRLVEGFAGALLRADDQSRLQCELKRAVGEMGFDYYALAHHVDLRTAGAEPVLIHNYPESWADLYQEAELGPIDPVRRTSHRTNRGFRWSHISRMIALSSRDRNILAAGSTHGIGEGFTVPAHIPGEVSGSCSFVVLNGKPLPEDMLWSAQLVGEIALEKARFLAGGGPVATEIELTDRQIECVLWTARGKTDWEISRIMGISQLTVEQHQKMARERYGVGSRTALAIRALFDGVICFSDIYRSRFGGRR; encoded by the coding sequence ATGGGTCGATTGCGACTTGTGGAAGGTTTCGCTGGCGCTCTTTTGCGCGCCGACGATCAGTCGCGGCTGCAATGTGAACTGAAGCGAGCCGTAGGGGAGATGGGCTTCGACTATTATGCCCTTGCCCATCATGTCGATCTCCGAACAGCAGGCGCTGAGCCAGTCCTCATCCATAATTATCCGGAGAGCTGGGCCGATCTTTACCAGGAGGCGGAGCTTGGGCCGATTGATCCGGTGCGGCGGACAAGCCATCGAACCAACCGCGGTTTTCGATGGTCGCACATAAGCCGCATGATCGCGCTGTCGAGCAGGGACCGCAACATACTTGCGGCGGGCAGCACTCACGGGATCGGCGAGGGCTTCACGGTGCCCGCCCACATACCTGGCGAGGTGAGCGGCTCCTGCTCCTTCGTAGTTCTGAACGGCAAGCCGCTTCCCGAAGACATGTTGTGGAGCGCACAGCTGGTCGGAGAAATCGCGCTTGAGAAAGCGCGGTTCCTGGCAGGAGGCGGGCCGGTCGCCACAGAGATAGAGCTGACGGATCGGCAGATTGAATGCGTGCTGTGGACCGCGCGCGGCAAGACCGATTGGGAGATCTCCAGGATCATGGGCATCAGTCAGCTGACAGTCGAGCAGCACCAGAAGATGGCGCGCGAGCGCTATGGCGTAGGTTCGCGCACGGCTTTGGCGATTCGCGCGCTGTTCGACGGGGTGATCTGCTTTTCCGACATCTACCGGTCGCGCTTTGGCGGCCGCCGATAG
- the trbB gene encoding P-type conjugative transfer ATPase TrbB, giving the protein MSPIAPRSQLERSVRMLRSGFGPRLIAWLADPEIVEIMLNPDGRLWLDRLGEGMIATDEIMSPDMAERVIRLVAHHVGATVHSSSPRLSAELPEGGERFEGLVPPIVAAPSFSIRKPAAKIFTLADYVAASVMTADQAAVLEAAVVSRANILVAGGTGTGKTTLVNALLAEIAKSDDRVILIEDTRELQCSAPNLVALRTKDGAATLRDLVRCALRLRPDRIPIGEVRGPEALDLIKAWGTGHPGGFGTIHAGSARGALRRLEQLVQEAVVTVPRALIAETVNLVAVLVRDGSGRRLAELAWIDGLDARGDFRILPQGDRR; this is encoded by the coding sequence ATGTCGCCAATCGCGCCGCGCTCGCAGCTGGAAAGAAGTGTCCGGATGCTGCGGTCGGGCTTTGGTCCCCGGCTGATTGCATGGCTCGCTGATCCCGAGATCGTCGAGATCATGCTCAATCCCGATGGCCGGCTCTGGCTGGATCGCCTCGGCGAGGGGATGATCGCAACCGACGAGATCATGTCGCCGGACATGGCAGAGCGGGTGATCAGACTGGTCGCCCATCATGTCGGCGCAACTGTCCACAGCAGTTCACCAAGGCTGTCCGCGGAACTGCCCGAGGGTGGTGAAAGGTTTGAAGGACTGGTGCCACCTATCGTTGCCGCGCCCTCCTTCTCGATCCGGAAGCCCGCTGCAAAGATATTCACGCTCGCCGACTATGTCGCGGCCAGCGTCATGACCGCCGATCAGGCAGCGGTGCTCGAAGCCGCCGTGGTTTCGCGCGCCAACATCCTGGTGGCGGGTGGGACGGGAACGGGCAAAACCACACTGGTCAATGCGCTGCTCGCAGAAATTGCCAAGTCGGACGACCGCGTCATCTTGATCGAAGACACGCGGGAACTGCAGTGCAGCGCACCCAACCTTGTCGCCTTGCGCACCAAGGATGGCGCTGCCACTCTCCGGGATCTGGTCCGTTGTGCGCTGAGGCTGAGGCCCGATCGCATTCCTATAGGCGAGGTCCGGGGACCCGAGGCGCTGGATCTCATCAAGGCATGGGGGACCGGGCACCCGGGCGGTTTCGGCACGATCCACGCGGGGTCGGCCCGCGGCGCCCTGCGCCGCCTCGAGCAACTGGTGCAGGAGGCAGTAGTCACCGTGCCACGCGCGCTTATCGCCGAGACGGTCAACCTCGTCGCCGTGCTTGTGCGCGACGGTTCGGGACGCCGCCTTGCCGAGCTCGCGTGGATCGATGGGCTCGATGCCCGCGGCGACTTTCGCATTTTACCCCAAGGAGACCGCCGATGA
- a CDS encoding TrbC/VirB2 family protein, translating to MSRQFVCPLRRHLQVLPLAMAVGMALTSPAQASGSSMPWEAPLQSILESIEGPVAKIVAVIIIITTGLALAFGDTSGGFRRLIQIVFGLSIAFAASSFFLSFFSFGGGALV from the coding sequence ATGAGCCGTCAGTTCGTGTGTCCGCTTCGCCGCCATCTCCAGGTCCTTCCACTCGCGATGGCTGTCGGGATGGCGCTGACCAGTCCCGCTCAGGCGTCGGGATCCTCCATGCCCTGGGAAGCGCCGCTTCAGTCGATCCTGGAATCGATTGAAGGCCCGGTGGCAAAGATCGTTGCCGTCATCATCATCATCACCACGGGCCTGGCGCTGGCATTCGGCGACACATCCGGCGGTTTCAGGCGCCTCATTCAGATCGTCTTCGGCCTTTCTATCGCCTTTGCAGCGTCGAGCTTCTTTCTCTCATTCTTCTCCTTTGGCGGCGGGGCGCTCGTCTGA
- a CDS encoding VirB3 family type IV secretion system protein translates to MQPLPHGYEVPVHRALTEPIMLGGSPRALAIINGTLAGAVGIGLRLWIIGILLGLIGHGLAVWVGRRDPHFVEVARRHVRYPAVLIP, encoded by the coding sequence ATGCAGCCGCTTCCCCATGGCTATGAAGTGCCAGTGCACCGGGCGCTGACAGAACCCATCATGCTGGGTGGCTCCCCGCGGGCGCTGGCAATCATCAATGGCACGCTGGCCGGCGCCGTCGGGATCGGATTGCGGCTCTGGATCATCGGCATCCTCCTTGGCCTCATCGGCCATGGCCTTGCCGTCTGGGTCGGCCGGCGTGACCCCCACTTTGTCGAGGTGGCTCGCCGCCACGTTCGCTATCCTGCAGTCCTTATCCCATGA
- the trbE gene encoding conjugal transfer protein TrbE — MMPLREYRGKAAGLADFLPWAALIAPGIVLNKDGALQRSARFRGPDLDSSTPTELLAVTARLNSALRRLGSGWSIFTEAQRVPAMDYPQSRFPDPVSALVDRERQEQFREEGAHFESAYYLTFLWLPPADEAQRAEAWLYEGRERQSVDPREWLSQFADRTSRIGQLLEAFLPEFEWLDDRATLTYLHGTVSSRRQSVRVPETPIYLDAILADEPLVGGLEPRIGDQHLRTLTICGFPSATFPGILDELNRLAYPYRWVTRAILLDKGEATRLLQKIRRQWFAKRKSVAAILKEVLTNEASVLLDNDASNKAEDADLALQELGADMVGQAYVTATVSILAEDARTADERLKLVEKVIQGRDFTCIAERMNALEAWLGSLPGQVYANVRQPPVSTLNLAHMMPLSAIWAGPERNDHLGGPPLFHARTEGTTPFRFSLHVGDVGHAMVVGPTGAGKSVLLAFTAMQFRRYAGAQIFAFDFGRSLRAAVIAMDGAWRDLGNGQEDGGESVSLQPLRRIDSPSERAWAAEWLTAILAGEGVDLDPVAKELLWAALCSLASAPPAERTLTGLVVLLQDMRLKQALAPFCLSGPWGQLLDGEEEGLSSNTCQVFETEGLVGSGAAAGVLSYLFHRIEGQLDGRPTLIVIDEGWLVLDSPMFAAQLREWLKTLRKKNASVLFATQSLADIERSAIAPAIIESCPTRIFLPNERAIEPQIAAIYQRFGLNERQIEILAGAVPKRDYYVQSRSGNRLIDLGLDDVALAFTATSSRTDQDRISAVLAHSESGAFGSAWLRNRGLDWAADLLSIIAKEMAHVPHS; from the coding sequence ATGATGCCCTTGCGTGAATATCGTGGGAAAGCGGCGGGCCTTGCGGATTTCCTGCCATGGGCGGCGCTCATCGCGCCCGGGATCGTCCTCAACAAAGACGGCGCCCTGCAACGGTCCGCCCGGTTCCGCGGACCTGATCTGGACTCCTCGACGCCCACCGAACTTCTTGCGGTCACGGCGCGGCTCAATAGCGCGCTCCGCCGGCTGGGCTCGGGCTGGTCCATATTCACAGAGGCGCAGCGGGTGCCCGCGATGGACTATCCGCAAAGCCGCTTTCCCGATCCCGTGTCGGCACTGGTGGATCGGGAGAGACAGGAACAGTTTCGCGAGGAAGGCGCCCATTTTGAAAGCGCCTATTATCTGACGTTCCTGTGGCTACCGCCTGCCGATGAAGCACAGCGCGCCGAAGCCTGGCTCTATGAAGGTCGCGAACGGCAGTCGGTAGACCCGAGGGAATGGCTGTCCCAGTTCGCCGATCGCACATCGCGTATCGGGCAATTGCTCGAGGCCTTCCTGCCTGAATTTGAATGGCTCGATGACCGCGCGACGCTGACTTACCTACACGGCACTGTCTCCTCGCGACGGCAGAGCGTGCGCGTGCCCGAAACCCCCATCTATCTGGACGCCATCCTCGCGGATGAGCCGTTGGTAGGCGGGCTGGAGCCGCGGATCGGCGACCAGCATCTTCGCACCCTGACCATCTGCGGATTTCCAAGCGCCACCTTTCCCGGCATATTGGACGAGCTTAATCGGTTGGCCTATCCCTATCGCTGGGTGACCCGGGCCATCCTGCTGGACAAGGGAGAGGCGACCCGCCTCCTCCAGAAGATCCGGCGCCAGTGGTTCGCCAAGCGCAAATCGGTCGCGGCGATCCTCAAGGAGGTGCTGACCAACGAAGCCAGTGTTCTTCTCGACAATGATGCGTCCAACAAGGCTGAAGACGCGGATCTCGCCTTGCAGGAACTGGGCGCGGATATGGTCGGCCAGGCCTATGTAACGGCCACAGTCAGTATTTTGGCCGAAGATGCAAGGACAGCCGACGAACGGCTGAAGCTCGTCGAAAAGGTCATCCAGGGGCGTGATTTTACCTGCATTGCCGAGCGGATGAATGCGCTCGAGGCCTGGCTCGGATCCCTCCCGGGGCAGGTCTACGCCAATGTCCGGCAGCCACCGGTCAGCACGCTCAACCTTGCCCATATGATGCCGCTGTCGGCCATCTGGGCTGGCCCCGAGCGCAACGACCATTTGGGCGGTCCGCCGCTGTTCCATGCGCGGACGGAAGGGACCACGCCATTTCGCTTCTCGCTTCATGTGGGAGATGTCGGCCACGCGATGGTCGTGGGGCCGACTGGAGCAGGAAAGTCGGTGCTGCTTGCCTTCACAGCGATGCAATTCCGGCGCTATGCAGGCGCGCAGATATTCGCCTTCGATTTTGGCCGCAGCCTGCGGGCGGCCGTCATCGCGATGGACGGCGCGTGGCGCGATCTGGGAAACGGCCAGGAGGATGGCGGGGAGAGCGTGTCGCTTCAGCCGCTGCGGCGGATCGACAGTCCTTCCGAGCGCGCATGGGCGGCAGAATGGCTCACCGCGATACTGGCCGGCGAAGGCGTGGATCTCGATCCGGTGGCAAAGGAGCTTTTGTGGGCCGCGCTCTGCAGTCTCGCGTCCGCGCCGCCGGCCGAGCGAACCCTCACCGGCCTTGTGGTGCTCCTGCAGGATATGCGGCTGAAACAAGCCCTCGCGCCCTTCTGTCTCTCGGGCCCATGGGGGCAGCTGCTCGATGGCGAGGAGGAAGGCCTCTCCAGCAACACCTGCCAGGTTTTTGAGACCGAGGGGCTGGTGGGGTCGGGGGCAGCCGCTGGCGTATTGTCCTATCTGTTCCACCGGATCGAAGGGCAGCTCGATGGCCGGCCGACGCTGATCGTGATCGACGAGGGATGGCTGGTCCTTGATAGTCCGATGTTCGCGGCGCAGCTGCGCGAGTGGCTCAAGACGCTGCGCAAGAAGAATGCCTCCGTGCTTTTCGCGACCCAAAGCCTTGCTGACATCGAGCGCAGCGCTATCGCGCCAGCCATCATCGAAAGCTGCCCCACCCGCATCTTCCTGCCGAATGAGCGGGCGATCGAACCGCAGATCGCGGCGATCTACCAGCGCTTTGGCCTCAACGAACGTCAGATTGAAATCTTGGCCGGGGCCGTGCCCAAGCGGGATTATTATGTGCAATCCCGGAGCGGCAACCGCCTCATCGACCTTGGCCTTGACGATGTCGCCCTGGCCTTCACCGCCACATCGTCACGCACCGACCAGGATCGCATCAGCGCGGTACTGGCGCACAGCGAGTCCGGAGCCTTTGGCAGCGCGTGGCTGCGCAATCGCGGCCTCGACTGGGCCGCTGATCTTCTGAGCATCATCGCAAAGGAAATGGCCCATGTCCCGCACTCATAG